In Lusitaniella coriacea LEGE 07157, the genomic stretch TAATAATGTTGTAGGTTCCATCTTCTGTCAGCTCGACGGTAAAGGCAGAATTTGTGTTTTCTGGGTCAATGTCGTCACTTTCCCCCAAAACATTGCCATTTACATCAGAAAGTAATAAGTAGGTATCAAAGTCTTCGCTTTCTACGCTAATTGAGAGGGATTGACCCGCACGCCCCTCAAATTGATGCACGTCGTATAAGCTGTCGTCATCTGCTAGGACTTTATCTCCCTCTTCTAGCATCCCCTGTTCTTGCAGCAATGGTTGGGGAGGGGTTTGAGCTGCAACGGTGTCTATCCAATGGGGCGCGATCGGTACTAAACTAAAACCAATAACGGTAGCAGAAACTAAAGGGATGAATTTTTGTTTAGATGACATCGTTTTAGGGGAATTTGCTAAGAAATAAAACGTTAGTCCAACTTTTGATTAGACCCAACACCGTAAGATTTATTATACAAACCTCCTGAAGTAATTCAGGATAAATTTCTTGTGAAATGTTTATACAACGCTCAAATGCCACGCACTTGAACTTTAAATCCTATGGATTCTAGACAAAAATATTAATGCAGTTGTTCCCCTTTAAATTTATTTTTTAGGGAAGAAAAACTTTTCAAAGTGATTCCCGTCAAATATCAATGTCCCTCAAAAAGAGTAATGATTCAGCCTCTGACCCTTCCCTCAACATCTTCTGTCGAACAACCTTCCTTTTGGGAGGAGTTTCAACCCAATCGCCTGCTATCGAGTTTGATGGCGGGTTTAGTGACGGGGGTGATTGGCGTGATTCGGGCAATTTCCTACGCGGCATTGATTTTTTCGGGGCATCTTGCCATTCATCTCAATGTGGGGGTGGGGATTGCTGTCTATAGCACTGCGGCGATTAGTATTGTGGTGGCGTTGATGAGTTCGCTACCGGGGATGATTGCAACGCCTTTAGCCGCACCCACTGCGGTGTTAGCGGTTTTGGCTGCCGCGATCGCGGAACGGATGAGTAATGCCCCTGACGAGCAATGTTTGCTGACGGTGACTGCCGCGATCGCGATCGGTTCCCTTTGTACGGGACTTTTTTTAGTGCTTTTAGGGATTTTCAAACTGGGCAAAACCATTAGTTCGATTCCCTACCCCGTTGTGGGGGGATTTATGGCAGGAACCGGATGGTTGCTGGTTGCAGGGGGGATTCAAGTCATGACTGATCGCGCGCTTTCCCCCAGTCAACTCCCGTTTTTGATACAACTTCCCCTTTTCCTCCATTGGCTTCCCGGATTAATTCTCGCCCTTCTTTTGTTAATCGTCTCGAAACGGTATCAACACTACCTGATTATGCCGGGAAGTCTTCTGTGCGCGATCGGCA encodes the following:
- a CDS encoding pre-peptidase C-terminal domain-containing protein; the encoded protein is MSSKQKFIPLVSATVIGFSLVPIAPHWIDTVAAQTPPQPLLQEQGMLEEGDKVLADDDSLYDVHQFEGRAGQSLSISVESEDFDTYLLLSDVNGNVLGESDDIDPENTNSAFTVELTEDGTYNIIINGYEASDRGRYNLTVTPLEIVTSEGTIVTSEGTDDLTAIESAIADTIRQDGYQGQIDVRPYMVSNYALATYAYGEVAGQALLKQENGQWTIVSRDGGSLQDVNMLVELGVPREIAEELAIGPDI